In Takifugu flavidus isolate HTHZ2018 chromosome 13, ASM371156v2, whole genome shotgun sequence, the following are encoded in one genomic region:
- the zgc:101783 gene encoding protein FAM3C isoform X2, producing MPRRHIYTRWILQCLLIVVTLLIFVTVFIQKYSQPFKAFSTRQRALSGQMSGQNQALVKRSGPCENKECPSDQISFYMHSGVANVVPGKICLYNTLILGSTLNNAGVGINIVIVNGKTGEVTKTGHFDMYVGEVKPLITFLNSIENGSIVLMASFDEPATKLDNEAKKLIAELGSKYINSVGFRDNWLFVGAKGASKKDLFEKHTKNDGEKNPYDGWPEFITLTGCIPKYLG from the exons ATGCCCAGACGACATATCTACACAAGAT GGATTTTGCAGTGCCTGCTGATTGTGGTGACACTCTTAATCTTTGTTACAGTGTTTATACAGAAGTACAGCCAGCCATTCAAAG CTTTCTCAACTCGGCAGCGTGCATTGTCTGGTCAGATGTCCGGACAGAACCAAGCACTAGTTAAACGATCAG GACCGTGTGAAAATAAAGAGTGTCCAAGTGATCAGATCAGCTTCTACATGCACAGCGGAGTTGCCAATGTTGTTCCTGGAAAGATCTGCCTCTACAATACTCT CATTCTTGGATCAACGCTGAACAACGCTGGAGTCGGGATAAATATTGTTATTGTAAATG GTAAAACAGGGGAAGTCACAAAGACCGGCCACTTTGACATGTACGTCGGAG AGGTGAAACCTCTCATCACTTTCCTGAACAGCATCGAGAACGGATCCATTGTGCTAATGGCGTCGTTTGATGAACCTGCTACAAA GTTAGACAACGAGGCGAAGAAGCTCATAGCTGAACTGGGAAGCAAGTACATCAACTCAGTGGGATTCAGAGACAACTGGCTGTTTGTTGGTGCAAAGGGAGCAAGCAAAAAGGATCTATTCGAGAAG cacACAAAGAATGATGGGGAGAAGAACCCATATGATGGATGGCCAGAGTTCATCACCCTTACAGGATGTATTCCTAAATATTTGGGATGA
- the zgc:101783 gene encoding protein FAM3C isoform X1, whose translation MLTVRVGRVTMPRRHIYTRWILQCLLIVVTLLIFVTVFIQKYSQPFKAFSTRQRALSGQMSGQNQALVKRSGPCENKECPSDQISFYMHSGVANVVPGKICLYNTLILGSTLNNAGVGINIVIVNGKTGEVTKTGHFDMYVGEVKPLITFLNSIENGSIVLMASFDEPATKLDNEAKKLIAELGSKYINSVGFRDNWLFVGAKGASKKDLFEKHTKNDGEKNPYDGWPEFITLTGCIPKYLG comes from the exons ATGCTGACAGTCAGAGTGG GGAGAGTAACGATGCCCAGACGACATATCTACACAAGAT GGATTTTGCAGTGCCTGCTGATTGTGGTGACACTCTTAATCTTTGTTACAGTGTTTATACAGAAGTACAGCCAGCCATTCAAAG CTTTCTCAACTCGGCAGCGTGCATTGTCTGGTCAGATGTCCGGACAGAACCAAGCACTAGTTAAACGATCAG GACCGTGTGAAAATAAAGAGTGTCCAAGTGATCAGATCAGCTTCTACATGCACAGCGGAGTTGCCAATGTTGTTCCTGGAAAGATCTGCCTCTACAATACTCT CATTCTTGGATCAACGCTGAACAACGCTGGAGTCGGGATAAATATTGTTATTGTAAATG GTAAAACAGGGGAAGTCACAAAGACCGGCCACTTTGACATGTACGTCGGAG AGGTGAAACCTCTCATCACTTTCCTGAACAGCATCGAGAACGGATCCATTGTGCTAATGGCGTCGTTTGATGAACCTGCTACAAA GTTAGACAACGAGGCGAAGAAGCTCATAGCTGAACTGGGAAGCAAGTACATCAACTCAGTGGGATTCAGAGACAACTGGCTGTTTGTTGGTGCAAAGGGAGCAAGCAAAAAGGATCTATTCGAGAAG cacACAAAGAATGATGGGGAGAAGAACCCATATGATGGATGGCCAGAGTTCATCACCCTTACAGGATGTATTCCTAAATATTTGGGATGA
- the zgc:171459 gene encoding uncharacterized protein zgc:171459 — protein MMESMESDLNPLPQFPEHNYKMTEEDVKRLIEFRASNEALFTGKRNSAKIAWSTILKGLGLEGKLTSEQIAKKWDNLRTKYKDLKQQYQGQDNVGGVVESWPWFHIMDEATQGRLYNSNLILSPETVCGNAAHRGNIDQSQENNDILEFLIKTEMEDAVSAETAEDDGVVHSAVAPTEGVPMGWRRMSECSYKMTEAETERMIKLRAANEALFTGRKHSARSAWRAILYELGLQGKLTTDQLAKKWDNLKRRYKELKFPARGVETNPSSWPWFYRMNEAMEGRFAGAAPLLTPIVEDEDEDCEALSPAPRKRARRSRGGMAEFLTESEMDLLVDNEDKNRSASLGDIQRISEYSYKLTEENTRRLIELRAANESLFTGRRNTAKPAWRGIVKAMGLTGKITPDQVAKKWDNLKSKFKDLKFPPRGMEGQTNPASWPWFQLMNDALEGRLAGKAPRVAPVWNNEEDSIFVSSPPADRDCLMGERSSLSELDSMVEADGDGADGNITYIDASGEECSMPSDPAYKMSDQDTRRMIKLRAANESLFTGRRNAAKAAWKAILKELGLQGKISTYQMSKKWDNLKRRYKDLKYPPVGMESNGDSASSWPWFHLMNEAMEGRLGNSAPLLTPITQDDEQQPDAAPRHRPCPAPPPLLPLSSTNYSQDVFNDTPDQNQQSSEVCERSLEELEREWEMVERERAAVARERASVEREKAAVQADRLWLERERAAVERDRALVDQERAALEREREVLDQRALMLNSVGHTGHLNALM, from the exons ATGATGGAATCGATGGAGTCCGACCTTAATCCACTGCCACAGTTCCCAGAACACAACTATAAAA TGACTGAAGAGGATGTGAAAAGATTGATTGAGTTCAGGGCATCCAATGAGGCGCTCTTCACCGGGAAAAGAAATTCTGCTAAGATAGCCTGGAG TACCATCCTAAAAGGCCTGGGCCTGGAAGGCAAGCTAACATCAGAACAGATTGCCAAGAAATGGGACAACCTGCGGACTAAATACAAG GATCTGAAGCAGCAATATCAGGGCCAGGATAACGTAGGTGGTGTGGTGGAGTCTTGGCCCTGGTTCCATATCATGGATGAGGCCACGCAAGGGCGTCTGTACAACAGTAACCTAATACTGAGTCCTGAGACTGTGTGTGGTAATGCTGCTCACCGTGGCAACATCGACCAGAGCCAGGAAAACAACGACATTTTGGAATTCCTCATcaagacagagatggaggatgCAGTGTCTGCAGAAACTGCAGAGGATGATGGCGTGGTTCATTCGGCGGTTGCTCCCACTGAGGGAGTCCCCATGGGCTGGAGGAGGATGTCTGAGTGTTCCTATAAGA TGACAGAGGCAGAAACAGAGAGGATGATCAAACTCCGAGCTGCAAATGAGGCCCTCTTCACTGGCAGGAAACATTCAGCCAGATCAGCCTGGAG AGCCATTTTGTACGAGCTGGGCCTTCAAGGGAAGCTGACCACAGATCAGTTGGCAAAGAAGTGGGATAACCTGAAAAGGAGGTACAAG GAGCTGAAGTTTCCTGCCCGCGGGGTGGAGACCAACCCGAGTTCCTGGCCTTGGTTTTACCGAATGAATGAAGCCATGGAAGGCCGCTTTGCAGGGGCGgcacccctcctcacccccaTCGTGGAGGACGAAGATGAAGACTGTGAGGCACTGTCACCGGCACCGAGGAAACGAGCCCGGCGCAGTCGGGGGGGAATGGCCGAGTTTCTGACAGAGTCTGAGATGGACCTGCTGGTAgataatgaagacaaaaacagatctGCCTCTCTAGGAGACATCCAGCGCATCTCTGAGTACTCCTACAAAT TGACAGAAGAGAACACCAGACGTCTGATAGAGCTACGAGCTGCTAACGAGTCTCTCTTCACTGGGAGGAGGAACACAGCCAAGCCTGCCTGGAG GGGAATCGTGAAGGCGATGGGTCTGACAGGGAAGATCACACCTGATCAGGTGGCCAAGAAGTGGGACAACCTGAAGTCCAAGTTCAAG GACCTGAAGTTCCCCCCTCGAGGGATGGAGGGCCAAACCAACCCGGCGTCCTGGCCCTGGTTCCAGCTGATGAATGACGCCCTGGAAGGACGTCTGGCAGGGAAGGCTCCCAGAGTGGCACCGGTGTGGAACAATGAGGAGGACAGCATATTTGTCTCATCTCCACCTGCTGACAGAGACTGTTTGAtgggggagagaagcagcctGTCGGAGCTGGACAGCATGGTGGAAGCAGACGGGGACGGGGCAGATGGGAATATCACTTACATTGATGCTAGTGGGGAGGAGTGCTCAATGCCTTCAGACCCTGCCTATAAAA TGTCGGATCAGGACACCCGCAGGATGATTAAACTTCGAGCAGCTAACGAGTCGTTGTTCACTGGCAGGAGGAATGCCGCTAAAGCTGCCTGGAA ggCCATCCTGAAAGAGCTCGGTCTGCAGGGAAAAATCTCCACCTACCAGATGTCAAAGAAATGGGATAATCTGAAGAGACGATACAAG GACCTGAAGTATCCTCCTGTTGGGATGGAGAGTAACGGAGACAGCGCCTCCTCCTGGCCCTGGTTTCACCTGATGAATGAAGCCATGGAAGGTCGTCTGGGGAACAGCGCCCCCCTTCTGACCCCCATTACTCAAGATGACGAGCAACAGCCGGACGCAGCCCCCAGACACCGGCCCTGCCCGGCTCCACCACCTCTGCTCCCCTTGTCTTCCACAAACTACAGTCAGGATGTGTTCAATGACACTCCTGACCAAAAccagcagagctcagaggtgTGTGAGCGGTCgctggaagagctggagagagagtgggagatgGTGGAGCGAGAGAGGGCAGCAGTGGCGCGAGAGAGGGCATctgtggagagggagaaggCGGCAGTGCAGGCAGACAGACTGTGGTTGGAGCGAGAGAGGGCGGCAGTGGAACGGGACAGAGCTTTGGTTGACCAGGAGAGAGCGGCGCTGGAGCGGGAGAGGGAGGTGCTGGACCAGAGAGCGTTGATGCTAAACTCTGTAGGACACACTGGACATCTCAATGCCCTGATGTAG
- the kcnj11l gene encoding potassium inwardly rectifying channel subfamily J member 11, like isoform X1 — protein sequence MNCVCHCSIMLARKGLLPDGFLLTRLAENQNQPNRGRFKSQRARFITKTGSCNVAHKNIREQGRFLQDVFTTMVDLKWQHSFLIFTSAFLCSWMLFAMIWWLLAFAHGDLEPRDPNGDPGPVPCVTAIHSFTSAFLFSIEVQVTIGFGGRMVTEECPLAITVLIIQNIVGLIINAVMLGCVFMKTAQANRRAETLIFSRNAVIAPRNGRPTFMFRVGDLRKSMIISATIQLQVIRRTVTAEGEVIPVAQLDIQVENPLRSNGIFLVSPLIVSHTIERGSPLYELSAQSLSAEDLEVIVILEGENAQILIQKSHDPKLYWFLVSLSPFFLGVVETTGITMQARTSYTPEEILWGRRFVSIITEEDGRYCVDYSKFGNTVPVRMPFLSAKEQDQTRGIQEDSPSTQLQGWGLVRAGRGGFRRGGRTCDSAATQPWYAQTEREVEGKGQKKTVQLEVIGRQTDEDGLGEMSE from the exons ATGAATTGTGTCTGTCACTGTAGCATCATGTTGGCAAGGAAGGGTCTCCTGCCTGATGGGTTCCTCCTGACCCGTCTGGCcgagaaccagaaccagccaaACCGCGGCCGCTTTAAGTCCCAGAGGGCCCGGTTCATCACTAAGACTGGGTCTTGCAATGTGGCCCACAAGAATATCAGGGAGCAG GGTCGTTTCCTGCAGGACGTTTTTACCACCATGGTGGACCTGAAGTGGCAGCActccttcctcatcttcacTTCAGCCTTCCTTTGCTCTTGGATGCTCTTCGCGATGATCTGGTGGTTGCTGGCCTTCGCTCATGGGGACCTGGAACCCCGTGACCCCAATGGCGATCCAGGCCCTGTTCCATGCGTTACTGCGATCCATTCCTTTACCTCTGCTTTCCTTTTCTCTATCGAAGTCCAG GTGACCATTGGCTTTGGCGGCAGGATGGTGACGGAGGAGTGTCCTTTGGCAATCACTGTGCTGATCATCCAGAATATTGTGGGGCTGATCATCAATGCCGTGATGCTGGGCTGTGTATTCATGAAGACGGCACAGGCCAACCGCCGAGCAGAGACGCTGATCTTCTCCAGGAATGCCGTCATTGCTCCACGAAATGGCCGTCCAACCTTCATGTTCAGAGTTGGAGACCTGAGGAAAAGCATGATCATCTCTGCTACAATTCAGTTACAG GTGATCCGACGGACGGTGACGGCGGAGGGTGAGGTGATCCCTGTGGCCCAGCTGGACATTCAAGTGGAAAACCCTCTAAGGAGCAACGGCATCTTTCTGGTTTCTCCACTCATCGTCAGCCACACCATCGAGAGAGGGAGCCCCCTCTATGAgctctctgcccagtctcttaGTGCCGAAGACCTGGAGGTCATCGTCATCCTGGAGGGTGAGAATGCTCAGATCCTGATTCAGAAGTCACATGACCCAAAACTTTACTGGTTCTTGGTGTCGttgtctcccttttttttaGGTGTGGTGGAGACAACGGGGATCACCATGCAAGCTCGGACCTCCTACACTCCTGAGGAGATCCTGTGGGGGCGTCGTTTTGTCTCCATCATCACTGAGGAGGACGGACGCTACTGTGTGGACTACTCCAAGTTCGGCAACACCGTTCCCGTCAGGATGCCATTCCTGAGTGCCAAGGAGCAGGACCAGACCAGGGGCATTCAGGAGGACAGCCCTTCCACCCAGCTGCAGGGTTGGGGGTTGGTCCgagctgggagggggggtttcCGAAGAGGAGGCAGGACCTGCGATAGCGCTGCCACCCAGCCCTGGTACGcccaaacagagagagaggtagagggaaAAGGACAGAAGAAGACAGTACAGCTGGAGGTGATTGGACGGCAGACTGATGAAGATGGTCTGGGAGAGATGAGTGAATGA
- the kcnj11l gene encoding potassium inwardly rectifying channel subfamily J member 11, like isoform X3: MNCVCHCSIMLARKGLLPDGFLLTRLAENQNQPNRGRFKSQRARFITKTGSCNVAHKNIREQGRFLQDVFTTMVDLKWQHSFLIFTSAFLCSWMLFAMIWWLLAFAHGDLEPRDPNGDPGPVPCVTAIHSFTSAFLFSIEVQVTIGFGGRMVTEECPLAITVLIIQNIVGLIINAVMLGCVFMKTAQANRRAETLIFSRNAVIAPRNGRPTFMFRVGDLRKSMIISATIQLQVIRRTVTAEGEVIPVAQLDIQVENPLRSNGIFLVSPLIVSHTIERGSPLYELSAQSLSAEDLEVIVILEGVVETTGITMQARTSYTPEEILWGRRFVSIITEEDGRYCVDYSKFGNTVPVRMPFLSAKEQDQTRGIQEDSPSTQLQGWGLVRAGRGGFRRGGRTCDSAATQPWYAQTEREVEGKGQKKTVQLEVIGRQTDEDGLGEMSE; this comes from the exons ATGAATTGTGTCTGTCACTGTAGCATCATGTTGGCAAGGAAGGGTCTCCTGCCTGATGGGTTCCTCCTGACCCGTCTGGCcgagaaccagaaccagccaaACCGCGGCCGCTTTAAGTCCCAGAGGGCCCGGTTCATCACTAAGACTGGGTCTTGCAATGTGGCCCACAAGAATATCAGGGAGCAG GGTCGTTTCCTGCAGGACGTTTTTACCACCATGGTGGACCTGAAGTGGCAGCActccttcctcatcttcacTTCAGCCTTCCTTTGCTCTTGGATGCTCTTCGCGATGATCTGGTGGTTGCTGGCCTTCGCTCATGGGGACCTGGAACCCCGTGACCCCAATGGCGATCCAGGCCCTGTTCCATGCGTTACTGCGATCCATTCCTTTACCTCTGCTTTCCTTTTCTCTATCGAAGTCCAG GTGACCATTGGCTTTGGCGGCAGGATGGTGACGGAGGAGTGTCCTTTGGCAATCACTGTGCTGATCATCCAGAATATTGTGGGGCTGATCATCAATGCCGTGATGCTGGGCTGTGTATTCATGAAGACGGCACAGGCCAACCGCCGAGCAGAGACGCTGATCTTCTCCAGGAATGCCGTCATTGCTCCACGAAATGGCCGTCCAACCTTCATGTTCAGAGTTGGAGACCTGAGGAAAAGCATGATCATCTCTGCTACAATTCAGTTACAG GTGATCCGACGGACGGTGACGGCGGAGGGTGAGGTGATCCCTGTGGCCCAGCTGGACATTCAAGTGGAAAACCCTCTAAGGAGCAACGGCATCTTTCTGGTTTCTCCACTCATCGTCAGCCACACCATCGAGAGAGGGAGCCCCCTCTATGAgctctctgcccagtctcttaGTGCCGAAGACCTGGAGGTCATCGTCATCCTGGAGG GTGTGGTGGAGACAACGGGGATCACCATGCAAGCTCGGACCTCCTACACTCCTGAGGAGATCCTGTGGGGGCGTCGTTTTGTCTCCATCATCACTGAGGAGGACGGACGCTACTGTGTGGACTACTCCAAGTTCGGCAACACCGTTCCCGTCAGGATGCCATTCCTGAGTGCCAAGGAGCAGGACCAGACCAGGGGCATTCAGGAGGACAGCCCTTCCACCCAGCTGCAGGGTTGGGGGTTGGTCCgagctgggagggggggtttcCGAAGAGGAGGCAGGACCTGCGATAGCGCTGCCACCCAGCCCTGGTACGcccaaacagagagagaggtagagggaaAAGGACAGAAGAAGACAGTACAGCTGGAGGTGATTGGACGGCAGACTGATGAAGATGGTCTGGGAGAGATGAGTGAATGA
- the kcnj11l gene encoding potassium inwardly rectifying channel subfamily J member 11, like isoform X2: MLARKGLLPDGFLLTRLAENQNQPNRGRFKSQRARFITKTGSCNVAHKNIREQGRFLQDVFTTMVDLKWQHSFLIFTSAFLCSWMLFAMIWWLLAFAHGDLEPRDPNGDPGPVPCVTAIHSFTSAFLFSIEVQVTIGFGGRMVTEECPLAITVLIIQNIVGLIINAVMLGCVFMKTAQANRRAETLIFSRNAVIAPRNGRPTFMFRVGDLRKSMIISATIQLQVIRRTVTAEGEVIPVAQLDIQVENPLRSNGIFLVSPLIVSHTIERGSPLYELSAQSLSAEDLEVIVILEGENAQILIQKSHDPKLYWFLVSLSPFFLGVVETTGITMQARTSYTPEEILWGRRFVSIITEEDGRYCVDYSKFGNTVPVRMPFLSAKEQDQTRGIQEDSPSTQLQGWGLVRAGRGGFRRGGRTCDSAATQPWYAQTEREVEGKGQKKTVQLEVIGRQTDEDGLGEMSE, encoded by the exons ATGTTGGCAAGGAAGGGTCTCCTGCCTGATGGGTTCCTCCTGACCCGTCTGGCcgagaaccagaaccagccaaACCGCGGCCGCTTTAAGTCCCAGAGGGCCCGGTTCATCACTAAGACTGGGTCTTGCAATGTGGCCCACAAGAATATCAGGGAGCAG GGTCGTTTCCTGCAGGACGTTTTTACCACCATGGTGGACCTGAAGTGGCAGCActccttcctcatcttcacTTCAGCCTTCCTTTGCTCTTGGATGCTCTTCGCGATGATCTGGTGGTTGCTGGCCTTCGCTCATGGGGACCTGGAACCCCGTGACCCCAATGGCGATCCAGGCCCTGTTCCATGCGTTACTGCGATCCATTCCTTTACCTCTGCTTTCCTTTTCTCTATCGAAGTCCAG GTGACCATTGGCTTTGGCGGCAGGATGGTGACGGAGGAGTGTCCTTTGGCAATCACTGTGCTGATCATCCAGAATATTGTGGGGCTGATCATCAATGCCGTGATGCTGGGCTGTGTATTCATGAAGACGGCACAGGCCAACCGCCGAGCAGAGACGCTGATCTTCTCCAGGAATGCCGTCATTGCTCCACGAAATGGCCGTCCAACCTTCATGTTCAGAGTTGGAGACCTGAGGAAAAGCATGATCATCTCTGCTACAATTCAGTTACAG GTGATCCGACGGACGGTGACGGCGGAGGGTGAGGTGATCCCTGTGGCCCAGCTGGACATTCAAGTGGAAAACCCTCTAAGGAGCAACGGCATCTTTCTGGTTTCTCCACTCATCGTCAGCCACACCATCGAGAGAGGGAGCCCCCTCTATGAgctctctgcccagtctcttaGTGCCGAAGACCTGGAGGTCATCGTCATCCTGGAGGGTGAGAATGCTCAGATCCTGATTCAGAAGTCACATGACCCAAAACTTTACTGGTTCTTGGTGTCGttgtctcccttttttttaGGTGTGGTGGAGACAACGGGGATCACCATGCAAGCTCGGACCTCCTACACTCCTGAGGAGATCCTGTGGGGGCGTCGTTTTGTCTCCATCATCACTGAGGAGGACGGACGCTACTGTGTGGACTACTCCAAGTTCGGCAACACCGTTCCCGTCAGGATGCCATTCCTGAGTGCCAAGGAGCAGGACCAGACCAGGGGCATTCAGGAGGACAGCCCTTCCACCCAGCTGCAGGGTTGGGGGTTGGTCCgagctgggagggggggtttcCGAAGAGGAGGCAGGACCTGCGATAGCGCTGCCACCCAGCCCTGGTACGcccaaacagagagagaggtagagggaaAAGGACAGAAGAAGACAGTACAGCTGGAGGTGATTGGACGGCAGACTGATGAAGATGGTCTGGGAGAGATGAGTGAATGA
- the LOC130535881 gene encoding CD59 glycoprotein-like, which produces MKSGLGLFLLVCLAVFHAGLGLRCYNCSDNTGRCENVQECTYEDSCISLSEGGGKTIRQCIRYTDCDNSRLAQMFPSISKFKFQCCNSNLCNSASGVTMVTPALALASLLLSIWWCWS; this is translated from the exons ATGAAGAGCGGCCTCGGACTGTTCCTGCTCGTGTGTTTGGCCGTTTTCCATGCAG GTTTGGGACTTCGCTGTTACAACTGTTCGGATAACACCGGCCGCTGTGAGAACGTGCAGGAGTGCACATACGAGGACTCCTGCATCTCTCTGAGCGAAGGAG ggGGAAAGACCATCCGTCAGTGCATCAGGTACACGGATTGTGATAACTCTCGCCTGGCCCAGATGTTCCCGTCCATCTCCAAATTCAAGTTCCAATGCTGCAACAGCAACCTGTGCAACTCCGCCAGTggcgttaccatggtgacgcCTGCCCTGGCTCTGGCCAGCTTGCTGCTGAGCATTTGGTGGTGTTGGAGCTAA
- the LOC130535880 gene encoding CD59 glycoprotein-like — protein MKSGLGLFLLVCLAVFRAGLGLRCYKCSDYTGRCENVQECTYEDSCISLSEGGGKTIRQCIRYTDCDNSRLAQMFPSISKFKYRCCSSNLCNSASGVTMVTPALALASLLLSIWWCWS, from the exons ATGAAGAGCGGCCTCGGACTGTTCCTGCTCGTGTGTTTGGCCGTTTTCCGTGCAG GTTTGGGACTTCGCTGTTACAAATGTTCGGATTACACCGGCCGCTGTGAGAACGTGCAGGAGTGCACATACGAGGACTCCTGCATCTCTCTGAGCGAAGGAG ggGGAAAGACCATCCGTCAGTGCATCAGGTACACGGATTGTGATAACTCTCGCCTGGCCCAGATGTTCCCGTCCATCTCCAAATTCAAGTAccgatgctgcagcagcaacctgTGCAACTCCGCCAGTggcgttaccatggtgacgcCTGCCCTGGCTCTGGCCAGCTTGCTGCTGAGCATTTGGTGGTGCTGGAGCTAA